A stretch of Leptospira perdikensis DNA encodes these proteins:
- the nadC gene encoding carboxylating nicotinate-nucleotide diphosphorylase: protein MIRGYTTPVTEISEKDFDSLVTLALEEDLPAGDITTDTLFESDEICKADLLAKEEGVLCGLAVLPCLIRKTNANVIWKPILSDGAPLSRGTIIGSLEGSLISVLKMERVLLNFIQYLSGIATNANKVVREFPNLLILDTRKTLPGYRKLAKYAVYTGGGANHRLNLSEMAMLKDNHVAKVGSIQSAVQIVRNANPGKKIELEIDGLSQLDEAMQSNPDIILLDNFSDLDTEQAIQKIKTNSPQIRIECSGGITPEKLKFLSRFQDIGVSMGYLTHTVKFLDISLDIK, encoded by the coding sequence ATGATAAGAGGATATACAACACCTGTTACGGAAATTTCGGAAAAAGACTTTGACTCACTGGTAACTCTTGCCCTCGAAGAAGATTTACCGGCAGGCGATATTACAACAGACACTCTTTTTGAATCCGATGAAATTTGTAAGGCAGACCTTCTTGCAAAAGAAGAGGGTGTTTTGTGTGGACTTGCTGTTTTGCCTTGCCTCATACGAAAAACAAATGCCAATGTAATTTGGAAACCCATTCTTAGTGATGGTGCTCCTCTTTCTCGGGGAACTATCATCGGTTCCTTGGAAGGATCTCTGATTTCTGTTCTGAAAATGGAAAGGGTTCTCTTGAATTTTATTCAATACCTATCTGGGATTGCAACAAACGCAAATAAGGTGGTAAGGGAGTTTCCAAACCTTCTGATCTTAGATACAAGAAAAACATTACCCGGTTATAGAAAGTTAGCTAAATACGCAGTTTATACGGGAGGTGGTGCAAACCACAGGTTAAATTTGTCCGAAATGGCAATGCTGAAAGACAACCATGTAGCAAAAGTCGGATCTATCCAGTCAGCTGTGCAAATTGTTCGAAATGCTAACCCAGGGAAAAAAATAGAACTAGAAATTGATGGTCTCTCTCAATTGGATGAAGCTATGCAGTCAAATCCTGATATCATTTTGTTAGATAATTTTTCTGATTTAGACACCGAACAAGCAATTCAAAAAATCAAAACAAATTCTCCACAAATTCGTATTGAATGTTCTGGAGGGATCACTCCTGAAAAGTTAAAGTTTCTTTCTCGTTTCCAAGACATTGGTGTGAGTATGGGTTACTTAACTCATACGGTTAAGTTTTTAGATATAAGTTTGGATATCAAATAA
- a CDS encoding RelA/SpoT family protein: MGLYQDIKDKQELFDAVQKRLGPEKASFIEKAYNIADKMHEGQKRLSGEPYIIHPMNVASVLDELGLDERAIAAGLLHDVVEDTSYNKEDMTREFGEDIAALVEGVTKISEIKSQSKETEAAENIRKMLLATIKDVRVMLIKLADKTHNVRTLKFQPEEKQKRIAKEVLSLYAPIAGRLGVYKVKFELEDLAFQSLHPEEYQEIKKRVSAKKSERDEYIEKIKIILKQRLAEISIDARIDGRAKHFYSIYRKMVTKEKSFSEIFDLRAVRIITNEIKDCYGVLGIVHTLWTPIPGRFKDYIATPKTNLYQSLHTTVFGPDGRPMEVQIRTKDMNAIAENGVAAHWAYKESTNLTKTSVILQNGVENAFRMKWLEILKSWQDPSLDSKEFMEELQYDLHEDEVFVFTPKGEIIEMPKGATVLDYAFRIHTDVGLHARGGKVNGRMVTLRTELKSGDQVEIITEKNSKPSPIWLRIVKTSGARQKLRAYFRKLQEDSQKESIGSVLETSSQVIDENTIKEIKKVKIKKPNKAHPHQEESKEFGISVAGWNDVPVRVASCCTPIPGDEIIGFITRGRGVSVHKKDCTTATKQLEWMKTIPVRWEGPGEPIPIQIEVRAKDVQGIYLSMVESISSTETNILEAGASSHPNGTLTAKFMLEVDHLDQLKEILENLRMIQGVVFAERVKK; encoded by the coding sequence ATGGGCTTGTATCAGGACATAAAAGACAAACAGGAGTTATTTGACGCTGTTCAAAAAAGGTTGGGTCCCGAAAAAGCTAGTTTTATAGAAAAAGCATATAATATAGCGGACAAAATGCACGAAGGACAAAAACGTTTGTCTGGAGAGCCATATATCATTCATCCTATGAATGTTGCCTCTGTTTTGGATGAACTGGGTCTAGATGAAAGGGCTATTGCTGCAGGGCTTTTGCACGATGTCGTAGAAGATACAAGTTATAACAAAGAGGATATGACTCGTGAATTTGGGGAAGACATTGCGGCCCTCGTAGAGGGTGTAACAAAAATTTCCGAAATCAAATCACAGTCCAAAGAAACAGAAGCAGCTGAAAACATTCGAAAGATGTTACTTGCGACCATCAAAGATGTTCGGGTTATGTTGATTAAATTAGCGGATAAAACCCATAATGTCCGCACCTTGAAGTTCCAACCGGAAGAAAAACAAAAACGAATTGCAAAAGAAGTATTATCGTTATACGCCCCCATTGCGGGAAGGTTGGGTGTTTATAAAGTTAAATTTGAATTAGAAGATTTGGCTTTTCAATCTCTACATCCAGAAGAATACCAAGAAATCAAAAAACGTGTATCAGCAAAAAAGTCCGAACGTGATGAATACATCGAAAAAATAAAAATCATACTCAAACAAAGATTGGCAGAGATTAGTATTGATGCTCGGATCGACGGTAGGGCAAAACATTTTTATTCCATCTATCGTAAGATGGTCACTAAGGAAAAATCCTTTTCAGAAATTTTCGATCTTCGTGCTGTTCGGATTATCACCAATGAAATCAAAGATTGTTATGGTGTACTTGGGATTGTACATACCCTTTGGACACCGATTCCTGGCAGATTTAAAGACTATATAGCCACTCCTAAAACAAACTTATACCAATCATTACATACAACTGTATTCGGACCTGATGGACGTCCGATGGAAGTGCAGATTCGAACCAAAGATATGAATGCCATTGCCGAAAATGGTGTGGCAGCACACTGGGCTTATAAAGAATCCACCAACCTTACTAAAACTTCAGTTATTTTGCAGAATGGTGTAGAAAACGCATTTCGAATGAAATGGTTGGAAATCTTGAAATCCTGGCAAGATCCAAGTTTAGATTCGAAAGAATTTATGGAAGAACTTCAGTATGATCTCCATGAAGATGAAGTTTTTGTTTTCACCCCGAAGGGTGAGATCATCGAAATGCCAAAAGGTGCCACGGTTCTTGATTATGCTTTTCGGATTCATACAGACGTAGGCCTTCATGCTCGGGGTGGAAAGGTCAATGGGCGGATGGTTACACTGCGTACGGAACTCAAATCTGGGGATCAAGTTGAGATCATCACCGAAAAAAATTCCAAACCATCTCCGATTTGGCTACGAATTGTAAAAACATCAGGCGCAAGACAAAAGTTACGTGCTTATTTTAGGAAATTACAGGAAGACTCACAAAAAGAATCGATTGGTTCTGTATTGGAAACTTCATCACAGGTTATTGATGAAAATACCATTAAAGAAATTAAAAAAGTAAAAATCAAAAAACCTAACAAGGCACATCCTCACCAAGAAGAATCCAAAGAATTCGGAATCTCTGTTGCCGGTTGGAATGATGTTCCAGTGAGAGTAGCATCTTGTTGTACTCCCATTCCTGGAGATGAAATCATCGGTTTTATCACAAGAGGAAGGGGTGTGAGTGTTCATAAAAAAGATTGTACCACTGCAACCAAACAACTTGAGTGGATGAAAACCATTCCTGTTCGTTGGGAAGGGCCAGGGGAACCTATCCCGATTCAAATTGAAGTGCGTGCTAAGGATGTACAAGGGATTTATTTATCTATGGTGGAATCCATTTCTAGCACCGAAACGAATATCCTGGAGGCAGGTGCTTCTTCTCACCCTAATGGAACGCTTACCGCCAAATTTATGTTAGAAGTTGATCATTTGGATCAATTAAAGGAAATTTTGGAAAATTTAAGAATGATTCAGGGAGTGGTTTTTGCTGAGAGGGTTAAAAAATAA
- a CDS encoding alpha-amylase family glycosyl hydrolase: MESLIPNLKKSPTFQWADEIWLMGVWKNSPKSQSIARTMPELQRSYQTVKHPIHSEDIYGSPYSIFAYSPDPLVVREKDLTKIHHMIQDLGKKLILDFVPNHMAIDSPLIEANPDLFLIADESVSSKNAFLHPNGNEYVHGRDPYFDGWTDTIQWDFANPNVEVKHIEILKNIAKQSDGVRCDMAMLLLPNVFEKTHKRKSNYDWSRVIKSIKEEFPNFKFYAEVYWGLEEELLSLGFDASYDKSLYDAFKSQNFDFVSENLRKKYSPKKIQFLENHDEQRAKQQFGEKSKSYFALLATSECTLLFHAGQELGLNKKIPVQMIQTDEEDGDVTIKEFYSRAFATIAARKHDSFVLWPDYKEFNGNSVFIKSIQSENQTEIILWNEQTFEVSGWIPFQEKIQFQVSLTDLITGDHYPQTKSEQGIYFRLKPNQVQWFIF, from the coding sequence TTGGAATCTCTGATCCCTAACCTAAAAAAATCCCCAACCTTCCAATGGGCCGATGAAATTTGGCTGATGGGAGTCTGGAAAAATAGCCCCAAATCCCAATCCATTGCGCGAACAATGCCAGAACTCCAAAGAAGTTACCAAACCGTTAAACATCCAATACATTCAGAGGATATTTACGGATCTCCTTATTCGATTTTTGCTTATTCACCTGACCCACTTGTTGTAAGAGAGAAAGATTTAACAAAGATTCACCATATGATCCAAGATCTCGGAAAAAAGCTAATCCTCGACTTTGTACCGAATCATATGGCCATTGATTCTCCTTTAATTGAGGCCAATCCCGATTTGTTTTTAATCGCAGATGAATCGGTCTCTTCAAAAAACGCATTTTTACATCCGAATGGAAATGAGTATGTCCATGGAAGAGATCCTTACTTTGATGGCTGGACCGATACCATCCAATGGGATTTTGCAAATCCGAATGTTGAAGTCAAACATATTGAAATCTTAAAAAACATCGCAAAACAATCTGATGGTGTTCGTTGTGACATGGCAATGTTACTTCTTCCGAATGTCTTCGAAAAAACTCACAAGAGAAAATCTAATTATGATTGGAGTCGAGTCATCAAATCAATAAAAGAAGAATTCCCAAATTTTAAATTTTACGCAGAAGTTTATTGGGGGTTGGAAGAAGAACTTCTAAGTTTGGGATTTGATGCTAGTTACGATAAGTCTCTGTATGATGCTTTCAAAAGTCAAAATTTTGACTTTGTTTCCGAAAACTTAAGAAAAAAATATAGTCCAAAAAAAATTCAATTTTTAGAAAATCATGACGAACAAAGGGCAAAACAACAATTTGGTGAAAAATCAAAAAGTTATTTTGCCCTTCTTGCAACATCTGAATGCACTTTATTATTTCATGCAGGACAAGAATTAGGACTTAACAAAAAAATTCCTGTCCAAATGATCCAAACAGATGAAGAAGATGGTGATGTAACGATAAAAGAATTTTATTCACGAGCATTTGCTACAATTGCAGCAAGAAAACATGATAGTTTCGTTTTGTGGCCGGATTATAAAGAATTTAATGGCAACTCTGTTTTTATCAAATCGATCCAAAGTGAAAATCAAACAGAGATCATTCTATGGAATGAACAAACTTTCGAAGTGTCTGGTTGGATTCCCTTCCAAGAAAAAATCCAGTTCCAGGTAAGTTTAACAGATCTGATAACTGGTGATCACTATCCACAAACGAAGTCTGAACAAGGAATATACTTTAGATTAAAACCCAACCAAGTGCAATGGTTTATTTTTTAA
- a CDS encoding extracellular solute-binding protein: MFHNKVQLLKYSSSWRKIVLVGLTGLLSMAFFQNCSEEDTKESISKVNDIPWQGDVASIPNALRLKNPVADPKAKKGGKIRIYSHQFPKSLNYYLDQFTTTARIFTSLYEPLTGYHPLTLETIPHLARDWKISPDKRKFTFYLDPNARWSDDKPVTADDVIFTYDTIMNPKNGTAVFRVSLSRFLKPVKLDNLTVVFEAKEVHWNNFNDIASSIFILPKHHFEGKDFNKENMEFPVVSGPYKITEVKKNRYIKLERRGDWWQRAYPFNAGRNNFDQIVYKVYNEEAVALQAFKKGDIDIYPVYSAFVWIEEAKGEPFDKNWIAKQRIFNLKPIGFQGWAMNSRRSIFSDKRVREAMNLLVDRKLMIDKLAYGEYDPTNSYYPDFYLGGEKNPNQPTEFNIEKARKLLAEAGWKPNAEGVLEKDGKPFQFSILDRDKKTEKYFTVFLEKAKEVGIRASIDTLDLAAWSERVDKYDFDMTWAAWGSGVFKDPESQWLSKYANEEGQPNLPGFKQSEVDKLIEKQKTEFSVSKRNEILKQIDRIVYKEYPYVLLWHLPSTRLLYWQKYGVPSLPLGKYGDESFSSDYWWYDEEKDKMLSDALSKKEKFTDYEAIVRWK; the protein is encoded by the coding sequence ATGTTTCATAACAAAGTTCAATTACTCAAGTATAGTTCCTCCTGGCGCAAGATAGTTTTGGTTGGTTTGACAGGACTTTTGTCAATGGCTTTCTTCCAGAATTGTTCTGAAGAAGATACGAAAGAATCCATATCCAAGGTAAATGATATTCCTTGGCAGGGAGATGTGGCTTCGATTCCAAATGCTCTTCGTTTGAAAAATCCTGTAGCTGACCCAAAAGCCAAAAAAGGTGGGAAGATCAGAATTTATTCTCACCAGTTTCCAAAGTCTTTAAATTATTATTTGGATCAGTTTACAACCACAGCTCGTATTTTTACCAGTTTATATGAACCTCTTACCGGTTATCACCCACTTACCTTGGAAACCATTCCTCATTTAGCAAGAGACTGGAAAATTTCTCCAGATAAGAGAAAGTTCACTTTTTACTTGGATCCAAACGCTCGTTGGTCGGATGACAAACCTGTTACAGCAGATGATGTTATTTTTACCTATGATACAATCATGAATCCAAAAAACGGAACTGCGGTGTTCCGAGTTTCTTTGTCTCGTTTTTTAAAACCTGTGAAATTAGATAACTTAACGGTTGTCTTTGAAGCAAAAGAAGTACATTGGAATAACTTTAATGATATTGCTTCTTCCATTTTCATTCTGCCGAAACACCATTTTGAAGGAAAAGATTTCAATAAAGAAAATATGGAATTTCCTGTTGTTTCAGGCCCATATAAAATTACAGAAGTAAAAAAGAATCGTTATATCAAGTTGGAAAGAAGAGGAGACTGGTGGCAAAGGGCATATCCTTTTAATGCGGGCCGTAACAATTTTGATCAAATTGTTTATAAAGTTTATAACGAAGAAGCTGTAGCTCTCCAAGCTTTTAAAAAGGGAGACATCGACATTTATCCTGTATATTCGGCCTTTGTTTGGATTGAAGAAGCGAAGGGTGAACCTTTTGATAAAAATTGGATTGCCAAACAAAGAATTTTTAATCTAAAACCTATTGGATTTCAAGGTTGGGCGATGAACTCTAGGCGTTCCATATTTTCTGATAAACGAGTGAGAGAAGCAATGAACTTACTTGTGGATCGAAAACTGATGATCGATAAACTTGCATATGGTGAATATGATCCAACAAACAGTTACTATCCTGATTTTTATTTAGGTGGTGAAAAAAATCCAAACCAACCTACAGAATTCAATATTGAAAAAGCAAGGAAGTTACTTGCGGAAGCCGGTTGGAAACCAAATGCAGAAGGAGTTTTGGAAAAGGATGGAAAACCGTTTCAATTCTCTATCTTAGATCGTGATAAAAAAACAGAAAAGTATTTCACTGTTTTTTTAGAGAAAGCGAAAGAAGTAGGAATCAGAGCATCGATTGATACTTTAGATTTGGCTGCTTGGAGCGAACGAGTGGATAAATATGATTTTGATATGACTTGGGCTGCTTGGGGATCAGGTGTATTTAAAGATCCAGAATCACAATGGCTTTCTAAATATGCAAACGAAGAAGGACAACCAAATTTACCTGGATTCAAACAGAGTGAAGTAGACAAACTCATTGAAAAACAAAAAACGGAATTTTCTGTTTCTAAAAGAAATGAAATTTTGAAACAAATTGATCGAATTGTTTATAAAGAATATCCTTATGTTTTGTTATGGCACTTGCCTAGCACTCGTCTTCTTTATTGGCAAAAATATGGAGTGCCGAGTTTACCTCTTGGTAAATATGGAGATGAAAGTTTTTCTTCTGACTACTGGTGGTATGATGAAGAAAAAGATAAAATGTTGTCCGATGCTTTATCTAAAAAGGAAAAATTCACCGATTACGAAGCTATTGTTCGTTGGAAGTAG